A genome region from Magnetospirillum sp. WYHS-4 includes the following:
- a CDS encoding PAS-domain containing protein translates to MMSNDGDENQRTLRSFDHLRVGLALFDPSDTLVYCNEHFRFIYRSLQELDDVVGLKFEDILKILVANGEIAGSLVVEAPHRWIKDRLKTHRAKVGVTTERLTDGRWIDIKERLLPDGGVIGYWADATERVRYQLRLESAMDCMADGFAAWNQAGQLDMFNAKFAERFSSKNGPPRHGQPYADVVTGLAHSGFLKLNEAPEEWIRRRLDECRMPAAQGFLEYEDDRYFIVNQKRTLEGSIVTTLTDVTELKEQQRELIYRGQSLQRANAELEMAKAILEQQGQELVAMAEDIDLARQELARQKRDLEILESREHAILENIPDAMVVLDGEGRVEAFNPKAEDVFGYAKDEILGGPVERWLRHELGGTFVERLGSAVCRDTPCEMMALHRDATTTAVEVAASASEVAGRRFLVLTVRDISHRKAAEETLRRSHDMLDERVRERTAALVQEIAHHKRTLDNFRRAKEEAELANRTKTEFLANMSHELRTPLNAIIGFSDVILHATFGRLENPRYEEYLGNIQESGQHLLALINDILDVSTIEAGKLELHPEAVDPEKLVEETLRLVRPRAEKGQVVLASHVASGMRPFPADRRRLKQILVNLLTNAVKFTPAGGQVSLDVGRDGIGRVQITVVDTGIGMDDTGIAKALTPFGQVASALTRSHEGTGLGLPLTKGLVEAHGGTMEIASVPGGGTTVTVRLPVSDAAAAPR, encoded by the coding sequence ATGATGTCGAATGACGGGGATGAGAACCAGCGAACGCTGAGGTCGTTCGACCACCTGCGGGTCGGGCTGGCTTTGTTCGACCCTTCCGACACCCTTGTCTACTGCAACGAACACTTTCGCTTCATCTATCGTTCGCTTCAGGAATTGGACGATGTCGTCGGCCTGAAGTTCGAGGATATTCTCAAGATTCTCGTGGCCAACGGCGAGATCGCCGGTTCGCTGGTCGTCGAGGCGCCCCATCGCTGGATCAAGGATCGCCTCAAGACCCATCGCGCCAAGGTGGGCGTCACCACCGAGCGCCTGACCGATGGCCGCTGGATCGACATCAAGGAACGCTTGCTGCCCGACGGCGGCGTGATCGGCTACTGGGCCGACGCCACCGAGCGCGTGCGCTATCAACTGCGCCTGGAAAGCGCCATGGACTGCATGGCCGACGGATTCGCCGCCTGGAACCAAGCCGGCCAGCTCGACATGTTCAATGCCAAGTTCGCCGAACGCTTTTCCAGCAAGAATGGCCCGCCACGACACGGCCAGCCTTATGCCGACGTCGTGACGGGGCTCGCCCATTCCGGATTCCTGAAACTGAACGAGGCGCCCGAGGAGTGGATCCGGCGGCGCCTGGACGAATGCCGCATGCCCGCGGCCCAGGGATTCCTGGAATACGAGGACGACCGCTACTTCATCGTCAACCAGAAGCGCACCCTGGAAGGCAGCATCGTCACCACGCTCACCGACGTCACCGAACTGAAGGAACAGCAGCGCGAACTGATCTATCGCGGGCAGTCCCTGCAGCGCGCCAACGCCGAACTGGAAATGGCCAAGGCGATCCTGGAGCAGCAAGGCCAGGAACTAGTCGCCATGGCCGAGGACATCGACTTGGCCCGCCAGGAGTTGGCCCGCCAGAAGCGGGACCTGGAGATCCTGGAAAGCCGGGAGCACGCCATCCTGGAGAACATCCCCGACGCCATGGTGGTCCTGGATGGGGAAGGTCGCGTCGAGGCATTCAACCCCAAGGCGGAAGACGTGTTCGGCTACGCCAAGGATGAGATCCTGGGCGGGCCCGTCGAACGCTGGCTGCGCCACGAACTGGGGGGCACGTTCGTCGAGCGGCTGGGTAGCGCCGTTTGCCGCGATACTCCCTGCGAGATGATGGCGCTGCATCGGGACGCCACCACCACCGCGGTCGAGGTCGCGGCTTCGGCATCCGAGGTGGCCGGGCGTCGATTCCTGGTTCTCACCGTACGCGACATCAGCCATCGCAAGGCGGCCGAGGAAACGCTGCGAAGATCCCATGACATGCTGGACGAACGGGTGCGCGAACGCACCGCGGCCCTGGTGCAGGAGATCGCCCACCACAAGCGAACCCTCGACAACTTCCGCCGAGCCAAGGAGGAAGCGGAGCTCGCCAACCGTACCAAGACCGAGTTCCTGGCCAACATGAGCCACGAATTGCGCACGCCGCTCAATGCCATCATCGGCTTTTCCGACGTCATTCTGCACGCCACCTTCGGCAGGCTGGAAAACCCGCGCTACGAGGAATACCTGGGCAACATCCAGGAAAGCGGCCAGCACCTGCTGGCGCTTATCAACGACATTCTCGACGTTTCCACCATCGAGGCCGGAAAGCTGGAGCTGCATCCGGAAGCCGTCGACCCGGAAAAGCTGGTCGAGGAGACCCTGCGCCTCGTTCGGCCGCGTGCCGAGAAAGGACAGGTCGTCCTGGCATCTCACGTCGCCTCGGGCATGCGGCCGTTTCCGGCGGACCGGCGGCGGCTGAAGCAGATCCTAGTCAATCTTCTGACCAACGCCGTGAAGTTCACGCCGGCCGGGGGGCAAGTCTCCCTGGATGTGGGACGGGACGGCATCGGCCGCGTGCAAATCACGGTGGTCGATACCGGCATCGGCATGGACGACACCGGGATCGCCAAAGCCCTGACACCTTTCGGACAGGTGGCCTCGGCGCTGACCCGCTCCCACGAAGGCACGGGACTGGGCCTGCCGCTCACCAAGGGCTTGGTGGAGGCCCACGGCGGAACCATGGAGATTGCGAGCGTCCCCGGCGGCGGCACCACCGTTACGGTTCGCCTCCCGGTCAGCGATGCTGCGGCGGCCCCTCGATGA
- a CDS encoding TIGR00645 family protein, with protein sequence MIERKLEQTIFASRWLMAPFYLGLTICLGLLTVKFLQELIHIVPQTLALTENQMILAVLSLIDLSLAGNLLLMVIFAGYENFVSKIDTGGHEDRPEWMGKVDFSGLKLKLIASIVAISGIHLLKAFMNVEAMSKESLAWMVGIHMVFVVSGVLLALMDRIIEGPPQHR encoded by the coding sequence GTGATCGAACGCAAGCTGGAACAAACCATTTTCGCCAGCCGGTGGCTGATGGCACCCTTCTATCTGGGCCTGACGATCTGCCTGGGCCTGTTGACCGTCAAGTTCCTGCAGGAACTGATCCATATCGTCCCGCAGACCCTGGCCCTGACCGAAAACCAGATGATCCTGGCGGTCCTGTCGCTGATCGACCTGTCGCTGGCCGGAAACCTGCTCTTGATGGTGATTTTCGCCGGCTACGAGAACTTCGTGTCCAAGATCGATACCGGCGGCCACGAAGACCGGCCCGAGTGGATGGGCAAGGTGGATTTCAGTGGGCTGAAGCTCAAGTTGATCGCCTCCATCGTCGCCATCTCGGGCATCCACTTGCTGAAGGCCTTCATGAACGTCGAGGCGATGTCGAAGGAAAGCCTCGCCTGGATGGTCGGCATCCACATGGTGTTCGTGGTTTCGGGCGTGCTGCTGGCCCTGATGGACCGCATCATCGAGGGGCCGCCGCAGCATCGCTGA
- a CDS encoding efflux RND transporter permease subunit — protein MNLPELSIRRPVMTTLLMAAILIYGAMAYKALPVAELPSVDFPTINVSAKLPGASPETMAASVATPLEKQFSLISGLDSMTSTSALGATSVTLQFKLDRDIDAAAQDVQAAISASLRSLPKEMPSPPYYSKSNPADMPIFYLSMKSEVLPLSQVDEFAQTIVAQRMSTLKGVAQVEVYGSQKYAVRIQVEPEALASRGIAIDEVAKAVSQGNSNIAKGSLDGPRQAYIVQSDGQLLDAAGFRRIVVAYRNGAPVRLEELGRVTDSVANDKIASWHRETRAIVLAVKRQPNTNTVAIVDDIRAMLPQLQAQMPAAMEMEVLYDRSVSIRHSVRDVQFTLILATVLVVAVIFLFLRSIPATVIPSLAMPLSVVGTFAAMYYLGYTLNNLTLMALTLAVGFVIDDAIVMLENIHRHIEQGMAPREAALKGSAEIGFTILSMTVSLAAVFIPVLFMPGVIGRLMHEFAVTICVAVLLSGFVSLTLTPMLCARFLKPVTEERHGSVYNLLQRFFDGWLRLYEVSLVAAMRHRFLTLLVALGTLVLSGWMYASAPKGFLPNDDTGLIFGFTETNPDTSFEAMMERQKRVAAVINQHPDVHGFMSAVGAGGPNATGNTGRVFLQLKPKPERQKSPEQIIEELKPKLGQIPGIRVFLQNPPLIRLGGRLTKSQYQYTLQASDLEELFDWSDRLLVRLRKIPELTDVTTDLQISSLQARVLIDRDRASAAGISVQQIEEALSYAYSTRQISTIFTPTNDYEVVMGVVPRDQSGPDALALLHLRGTGGKLVPLDALVKVTRTTGPLTIQHQAQMPAVTLSFNLKEGVALSQAIDRIKTAEAEMNVPGTIITSFQGTAQVFQESNRGLPLLLLMAVVVIYIVLGVLYESFIHPVTILSGLPSAAIGALLALSYFKMELSVTAFVGMIMLIGIVKKNAIMMVDFAIEARRKEGKDAETAILEACLRRFRPIMMTTMAALMGTLPIAMKFGAGAESRQPLGIAVVGGLVLSQFLTLYITPVIYLYLDRLADRSRRPVPAAVTPAPAE, from the coding sequence ATGAATCTCCCCGAACTCTCCATCCGCCGGCCGGTGATGACGACGCTGCTGATGGCGGCGATTCTCATATACGGCGCCATGGCCTATAAGGCCCTGCCGGTGGCGGAATTGCCCTCGGTCGACTTCCCGACCATCAACGTTTCGGCCAAGCTGCCGGGCGCCAGCCCGGAGACCATGGCGGCTTCGGTGGCGACCCCCCTGGAAAAGCAGTTTTCCCTGATTTCCGGGCTGGACAGCATGACTTCGACCTCGGCTCTGGGAGCGACCAGCGTCACGCTTCAGTTCAAGCTGGACCGCGACATCGATGCGGCCGCCCAGGACGTGCAGGCCGCCATTTCCGCCTCGCTGCGCAGCCTGCCCAAGGAGATGCCTTCGCCGCCCTACTACAGCAAGTCCAACCCGGCCGACATGCCGATCTTCTACCTGTCGATGAAGTCCGAGGTGTTGCCGCTGTCCCAGGTGGACGAGTTCGCCCAGACCATCGTCGCCCAGCGCATGTCGACCCTGAAGGGCGTCGCCCAGGTGGAAGTCTACGGCAGCCAGAAATACGCGGTGCGCATCCAGGTGGAACCGGAAGCCCTGGCATCTCGCGGCATCGCCATCGACGAAGTGGCCAAGGCCGTTTCGCAGGGCAATTCCAACATCGCCAAGGGGTCTCTGGACGGCCCCCGCCAAGCCTACATCGTACAGTCCGACGGCCAGTTGCTGGACGCCGCGGGCTTTCGCCGGATCGTGGTCGCCTACCGCAACGGCGCACCGGTGCGCCTCGAGGAACTGGGCCGGGTGACCGACAGCGTCGCCAACGACAAGATCGCCAGTTGGCATCGCGAGACCCGCGCCATCGTGCTGGCCGTCAAGCGCCAGCCCAACACCAACACGGTGGCCATCGTCGACGACATCCGCGCCATGTTGCCCCAGTTGCAGGCCCAGATGCCGGCGGCCATGGAGATGGAGGTGCTGTACGACCGCTCGGTTTCCATCCGGCATTCGGTCCGCGACGTGCAGTTCACCCTGATCCTCGCCACGGTGCTGGTGGTGGCGGTGATTTTTCTGTTTCTGCGCTCGATCCCGGCCACGGTGATCCCCAGCCTGGCGATGCCCCTATCGGTGGTCGGCACCTTCGCCGCCATGTATTACCTGGGCTATACGCTGAACAACCTGACCCTGATGGCGCTGACGCTGGCCGTGGGATTCGTCATCGACGACGCCATCGTCATGCTGGAAAACATCCACCGCCACATCGAACAGGGCATGGCGCCCCGCGAAGCCGCCCTCAAGGGATCGGCCGAGATCGGCTTCACCATCCTGTCGATGACCGTCTCGCTGGCCGCCGTCTTCATTCCGGTACTGTTCATGCCGGGCGTGATCGGCCGCCTGATGCACGAATTCGCGGTGACCATCTGCGTGGCCGTGCTGCTGTCGGGCTTCGTCTCGCTGACGCTCACCCCCATGCTCTGCGCGCGCTTCCTCAAGCCGGTGACCGAGGAGAGGCACGGTTCCGTCTACAACCTTCTGCAGCGATTCTTCGATGGCTGGCTCAGGCTCTACGAAGTCTCCCTGGTGGCGGCGATGCGCCACCGCTTCCTCACCCTTCTGGTGGCGCTCGGCACTCTGGTCCTGTCGGGCTGGATGTACGCCTCGGCCCCGAAGGGCTTCCTGCCCAACGACGACACGGGCCTGATCTTCGGTTTCACCGAGACCAACCCGGACACCTCGTTCGAGGCCATGATGGAGCGCCAGAAGCGGGTGGCCGCGGTCATCAACCAGCATCCGGACGTCCACGGTTTCATGTCGGCGGTGGGGGCGGGCGGCCCCAACGCGACTGGCAACACCGGGCGCGTCTTCCTGCAGCTCAAGCCCAAGCCGGAACGGCAGAAGAGCCCCGAGCAGATCATCGAGGAACTGAAGCCCAAACTGGGGCAGATCCCCGGCATTCGGGTCTTCCTGCAGAACCCGCCGCTGATCCGCTTGGGCGGGCGCCTGACCAAGAGCCAGTATCAATACACCCTGCAGGCCAGCGACCTGGAGGAGTTGTTCGATTGGTCGGACCGCCTGCTGGTCCGGTTGCGCAAGATTCCCGAACTGACCGACGTCACCACCGACTTGCAGATTTCCAGCCTCCAGGCTCGCGTGCTGATCGACCGCGACCGCGCTTCGGCCGCCGGCATTTCCGTGCAGCAGATCGAGGAGGCCCTATCCTATGCCTACAGCACCCGCCAGATCAGCACCATCTTCACCCCGACCAACGACTACGAGGTGGTCATGGGGGTGGTGCCGCGCGACCAATCCGGTCCCGACGCCCTGGCGCTGCTGCACCTGCGCGGCACGGGCGGCAAACTGGTGCCGCTGGACGCCCTGGTGAAGGTGACCCGGACGACGGGGCCGTTGACCATCCAACACCAGGCACAGATGCCGGCCGTCACCCTGTCGTTCAACTTGAAGGAAGGCGTGGCGCTCAGCCAGGCCATCGACCGGATCAAGACCGCGGAAGCCGAGATGAACGTGCCCGGCACCATCATCACCAGCTTCCAGGGCACCGCGCAGGTTTTCCAGGAATCCAACCGGGGACTGCCGCTTTTGCTGCTGATGGCGGTGGTGGTGATCTATATCGTGCTGGGTGTGCTATACGAAAGTTTCATCCACCCGGTGACCATCCTGTCGGGCCTGCCGTCCGCCGCCATCGGCGCCCTGCTGGCCTTGAGCTACTTCAAGATGGAACTGTCGGTGACCGCCTTCGTCGGCATGATCATGCTGATCGGCATCGTCAAGAAGAACGCCATCATGATGGTCGACTTCGCCATCGAGGCCCGGCGTAAGGAAGGCAAGGACGCCGAGACCGCGATCCTGGAAGCCTGCCTGCGCCGTTTCCGCCCCATCATGATGACCACCATGGCGGCCCTGATGGGCACCCTGCCCATCGCCATGAAGTTCGGGGCGGGCGCCGAATCCCGACAGCCCCTGGGCATCGCGGTGGTGGGCGGACTGGTACTGTCCCAGTTCCTCACCCTTTACATCACGCCGGTGATCTACCTTTACCTGGACCGCTTGGCCGACCGCAGCCGGCGGCCCGTCCCGGCCGCGGTCACTCCGGCGCCGGCAGAGTGA
- a CDS encoding efflux RND transporter periplasmic adaptor subunit produces the protein MKRLRYLTVLLVVAAAGGGLWWQFGKGKDEAAKPAGPPVVPIFAVQAERQVVPLRVRSVGTVKASAVVAVKSRVDGEIVQVAFTEGQDVKAGDLLFTLDARTLQAQLRQAEANLARNRAQLSTARHDVERYAELAKKDHVSRQQFEKAQATLGTLEASIRADDAAVEVTRVQLGYTAIRSPIDGRVGALLVDKGNLVKANDTGALVVIHRLQPVDVSFSVPERHLADVRARMAGSRGATVTVTTADAEDRAVPGEVTFVDNTVDVNTATIGLKATFANEDRILWPGQFVRVALQLGGDEPVLAVPAEAVQESQKGTVAYLVKADQTVEVRPVKVLRVNDGKAVIGAGLEAGDTVVTEGHIRLAPGTKVAIREKGKPAGAAPGNGKPG, from the coding sequence TTGAAACGTCTTCGTTATTTGACCGTCCTGCTAGTCGTCGCCGCGGCCGGCGGTGGCCTTTGGTGGCAGTTCGGCAAGGGCAAGGACGAAGCCGCCAAGCCCGCCGGACCGCCCGTGGTGCCGATCTTCGCCGTCCAGGCCGAACGCCAGGTGGTGCCGCTCCGGGTGAGATCGGTGGGGACGGTGAAGGCCTCCGCCGTGGTGGCGGTCAAGTCGCGGGTCGACGGCGAGATCGTCCAGGTGGCCTTCACCGAAGGCCAGGACGTCAAGGCCGGCGACCTCCTGTTCACCCTCGACGCCCGCACGCTGCAGGCTCAGTTGCGCCAGGCCGAAGCCAATCTGGCGCGCAACCGCGCCCAGTTGTCGACCGCTCGCCACGACGTGGAACGATACGCCGAACTGGCCAAGAAGGACCACGTCTCGCGCCAGCAGTTCGAAAAGGCCCAGGCCACGCTGGGCACCCTGGAGGCCTCCATCCGTGCCGACGACGCGGCAGTGGAAGTGACCCGCGTGCAACTCGGCTACACCGCCATCCGCTCGCCCATCGACGGCCGGGTCGGCGCCCTCCTGGTGGACAAGGGCAATTTGGTCAAGGCCAACGATACCGGTGCGCTGGTGGTGATCCACCGGCTGCAACCGGTTGACGTTTCCTTCTCGGTCCCGGAACGCCACTTGGCCGACGTCCGCGCCCGCATGGCGGGTTCCCGGGGCGCCACGGTCACGGTAACCACTGCCGACGCAGAAGACAGGGCCGTCCCAGGGGAGGTTACGTTCGTCGACAACACGGTGGACGTCAACACGGCCACCATCGGGCTCAAGGCCACCTTCGCCAACGAGGACCGCATCCTCTGGCCTGGCCAGTTCGTCCGGGTCGCCCTGCAATTGGGCGGGGACGAACCGGTGCTCGCCGTGCCTGCCGAAGCGGTGCAGGAAAGTCAGAAGGGTACCGTGGCCTACTTGGTCAAGGCGGACCAGACAGTTGAAGTCCGCCCGGTCAAGGTGCTGCGGGTGAACGATGGCAAGGCGGTGATCGGTGCCGGACTGGAGGCCGGAGACACGGTGGTCACCGAAGGTCATATCCGTCTGGCGCCGGGCACCAAGGTGGCGATCCGCGAAAAGGGCAAGCCGGCCGGCGCGGCCCCGGGCAACGGCAAGCCGGGATGA
- a CDS encoding bacteriohemerythrin translates to MSYVVWQEKFRIGIPEVDDDHKMLFDLIDQFHEAYARGSASHDPERVFSVLLAYTDRHFVREEGLMRDAGYGGLAAHVCAHRALRLDVVAFYERFRRGEQAGLCLELLAFLKNWLHFHIMEDDMAFKKVFRPGG, encoded by the coding sequence ATGAGTTACGTCGTCTGGCAGGAGAAATTCCGCATCGGCATTCCCGAAGTGGACGATGACCACAAGATGCTGTTCGACCTGATCGACCAGTTCCACGAAGCCTATGCGCGAGGATCGGCGTCGCACGACCCGGAAAGGGTCTTCTCCGTTCTTCTTGCCTATACGGACCGCCATTTCGTCCGCGAGGAAGGGCTGATGCGCGATGCCGGCTATGGCGGTCTGGCCGCCCATGTCTGCGCCCATCGGGCGCTGCGGCTGGACGTCGTCGCATTCTACGAACGCTTCCGGCGTGGGGAGCAAGCGGGCCTCTGCCTCGAACTCCTGGCCTTCCTGAAGAACTGGCTGCACTTCCATATCATGGAAGACGACATGGCCTTCAAGAAGGTCTTCCGGCCTGGGGGATAG
- a CDS encoding protein-glutamate O-methyltransferase CheR, translating into MDQQKFEFVTKLLKDRSGLVLSVDKAYLIESRLAPIAKKYGHATTDYLIDRLRDGRDEALAHEITDAMTTNETFFFRDGKPFDFFRQTLIPALADSRSQTRSLRVWCAAASTGQEPYTLAMILREELKRLPDWKLEIVATDISTESLARARMGRYSQFEVQRGLPIQLLVKYFKKQDEMWEISPEVRSMVDFRSFNLLMPFASLGRFDVVFCRNVLIYFDIPTKTDILNRMSRQMADDAHLFLGGAETVLGITERFKALSGERGVYQVNGRP; encoded by the coding sequence ATGGACCAGCAGAAGTTCGAATTCGTCACCAAGCTTCTGAAGGACCGCTCCGGGCTCGTCCTTTCGGTGGACAAGGCCTACCTGATCGAGAGCCGCCTGGCGCCCATCGCCAAGAAATACGGTCATGCCACGACGGACTACCTGATCGACCGCCTGCGCGACGGGCGCGACGAGGCGTTGGCGCACGAAATCACCGACGCCATGACCACCAACGAGACCTTTTTCTTTCGCGACGGCAAGCCCTTCGATTTTTTCCGCCAGACCCTGATTCCCGCCTTGGCGGATTCCCGGAGCCAGACCCGTAGTCTCCGGGTCTGGTGTGCCGCCGCCTCCACCGGCCAGGAGCCCTACACGCTGGCGATGATCCTCAGGGAGGAGTTGAAGCGCCTTCCCGATTGGAAGCTGGAAATCGTCGCAACCGACATTTCCACCGAGTCCCTGGCGCGCGCCCGCATGGGCCGCTATTCGCAGTTCGAGGTGCAGCGCGGCTTACCCATCCAGCTTCTCGTCAAGTATTTCAAGAAGCAGGACGAGATGTGGGAGATCAGCCCCGAGGTCCGCTCGATGGTGGACTTCCGGTCTTTCAACCTGCTGATGCCTTTCGCATCGCTGGGACGGTTCGACGTGGTGTTTTGCCGCAACGTTCTGATCTACTTCGACATCCCGACCAAGACCGATATCCTGAACCGCATGAGCCGCCAGATGGCCGACGACGCCCACCTGTTCCTTGGCGGTGCGGAGACCGTGCTGGGCATCACCGAACGCTTCAAGGCCCTGAGCGGCGAGCGGGGCGTCTACCAAGTCAACGGCCGGCCATGA
- a CDS encoding ATP-binding protein: MGEEGGVLRVELAKRVSREVRLAAALVAATVMVLSGWQTWSHHDDQMAAAERLASALVRAAEERVGGSLRSIDLLLQDIAKEVAAQPLPDEVTFTAYLTARAAAYPEAKTVFVVGQEGISRYATASGSTNIHVADRAYFLESRASKDDPSLYLSEPLTSRALGTKVIFAARPIVDDGGDFKGVVVATLNPRFFLEAVASITAGGSARGLLMHRDGTVYAREPDPDKFLGVKMVNSPMLISLAKADSGTYRALSPFDGLDQIVAYRSLAHYPLVVGVGVPLDGFMAAWRRSAAITALVNALLAAVAFALAFVLDRRRDERLRSQALLENQQAELTRHAEALERSNAELRQLSHVAAHDLQEPLRNITNYLGLLERRHGSHLEGEARDAVDIAIEGSRRLHRLIRDLQEFSEIGVHERPAERIEVARLLRDALDALAPAIEASQARITHDSLPAVVADAALLGTLLMQLLRNALIFRRTDEPPAVHVSAVREGGEWVFSVADNGIGIDPDYHDRIFRIFQRLHAQESYEGTGIGLALCKKIVEWYGGRIWVESAEGQGSTFFFTLPAPE, from the coding sequence ATGGGGGAGGAAGGTGGGGTTCTGAGAGTCGAACTGGCCAAACGGGTGTCGAGGGAAGTCCGGCTGGCCGCCGCTCTGGTAGCGGCGACGGTGATGGTGTTGTCCGGCTGGCAGACCTGGAGCCACCACGACGACCAGATGGCGGCGGCCGAACGCTTGGCCTCCGCCCTGGTCCGCGCCGCGGAGGAGCGGGTGGGCGGCTCCTTGCGCAGCATCGACCTGCTGCTTCAGGATATCGCCAAGGAAGTCGCTGCGCAGCCGTTACCCGACGAGGTCACCTTCACGGCCTACTTGACGGCGCGCGCCGCCGCCTATCCGGAAGCCAAGACCGTCTTCGTGGTCGGGCAGGAAGGGATATCCCGTTACGCGACCGCCTCGGGATCGACGAACATTCATGTCGCCGACCGCGCCTATTTCCTGGAAAGCCGGGCCAGCAAGGACGATCCGTCCCTCTATCTCAGCGAGCCCCTGACCAGCCGCGCCCTGGGCACCAAGGTGATCTTCGCCGCCCGGCCGATCGTCGACGACGGCGGGGACTTCAAAGGCGTGGTGGTCGCCACCTTGAACCCGCGGTTCTTCCTCGAAGCGGTCGCGTCGATCACCGCCGGCGGCAGTGCCCGCGGCCTGTTGATGCACCGCGATGGCACGGTCTACGCCCGCGAGCCCGATCCGGACAAGTTCCTGGGGGTGAAGATGGTGAATTCGCCCATGTTGATTTCCCTCGCCAAGGCAGACTCGGGAACCTACCGGGCGTTGTCGCCTTTCGACGGGCTGGATCAGATCGTCGCCTACCGGTCCCTGGCCCACTACCCCCTGGTGGTGGGCGTCGGCGTGCCGCTGGACGGCTTCATGGCCGCTTGGCGGCGCAGCGCTGCGATCACGGCCCTGGTCAATGCCCTGCTGGCCGCCGTTGCCTTCGCCCTCGCCTTCGTTCTGGACCGTCGGCGGGACGAGCGCTTGCGTTCCCAGGCCCTGCTGGAGAATCAACAGGCCGAACTGACCCGCCACGCCGAGGCCTTGGAACGCTCCAACGCGGAACTGCGCCAGCTATCCCACGTGGCCGCCCACGACCTGCAGGAACCCTTGCGCAACATCACCAACTACCTGGGTCTGCTGGAAAGGCGCCATGGCTCCCATCTGGAAGGCGAGGCCCGCGATGCCGTCGACATCGCCATCGAAGGCAGCCGCCGGCTGCATCGCCTGATCCGTGACCTGCAGGAGTTCAGCGAAATCGGCGTCCACGAACGGCCGGCGGAGCGGATCGAAGTCGCCCGCCTGCTACGCGACGCCCTGGACGCCCTGGCCCCGGCTATCGAGGCCAGTCAGGCCCGGATCACCCACGACTCCCTGCCGGCCGTGGTCGCCGACGCGGCCCTGTTGGGCACGCTGCTCATGCAACTCCTGCGCAACGCCCTGATCTTCCGCCGGACGGACGAGCCGCCCGCCGTCCATGTATCGGCGGTGCGGGAGGGAGGCGAGTGGGTCTTCTCGGTGGCCGATAACGGCATCGGCATCGATCCCGATTACCATGATCGCATCTTTCGCATCTTCCAGCGGCTGCACGCCCAGGAGTCCTACGAGGGCACCGGTATCGGCCTGGCGCTCTGCAAGAAGATCGTCGAATGGTACGGCGGTCGGATCTGGGTCGAGTCCGCCGAGGGCCAGGGGAGCACGTTCTTCTTCACTCTGCCGGCGCCGGAGTGA